The Streptomyces avermitilis MA-4680 = NBRC 14893 genome contains a region encoding:
- a CDS encoding class I mannose-6-phosphate isomerase — protein MYRLDPRYAPAPQAVLHTGWQAVASQLPDGPVVVAIDGPPSVDWSLLGDRLENELTGRGTPVTLLDIRSHYARPAHVRSRTEHPADADDPYFRRLADNPLDDLFEILPVSAPPTEGLLLVYGPGAALVEHDLLWYADVPKRYAEAAVGAGEPGVNLGLPGEKPDFRRLFYIDWPMLDQHRDALAHRLDAWLDMQSPDHPAWIDGAGLRATYAALARKPVRTRPYFNSTPWGGHWAQRELGFNPNCRNTALGYELIAPEAGILIGTGPEDQAEVPFQLLCVLEPLSVLGAEGHAQFGTSFPIRFDYLDTVGGGSLSVHCHPKESYMRERFGWAYTQHETYYLTLGSTDTKVFLGLREDADVDVFRKEVERAVTDGVPMDPEDHVLAFPAEQGRLFMIPAGTPHASGAGNLVLEISATPYLYSLRFYDWLRPGADGNPRPLPYEHGFANLETGRRGTAVARDLVQEPRTLREGTGWREEVIGALAEMFYEVRRFVLDAGAEATDDTQGRFHILNVVEGEGVTVHTAAGDRHELAYAETLTVPAAVGRYTLRATGVGPVRVVKALVR, from the coding sequence GTGTACCGGCTCGATCCGCGCTACGCCCCCGCCCCGCAGGCCGTCCTCCACACGGGATGGCAGGCAGTGGCCTCCCAACTCCCCGACGGCCCCGTGGTGGTGGCCATCGACGGGCCCCCGTCCGTCGACTGGTCCCTCCTCGGTGATCGCCTCGAAAACGAGCTGACCGGACGCGGTACCCCCGTCACTCTGCTCGACATACGGAGCCATTACGCACGGCCGGCACACGTCAGGAGCCGCACCGAACACCCGGCGGACGCCGACGACCCCTACTTCCGCAGGCTCGCCGACAATCCCCTTGACGACCTCTTCGAGATCCTCCCGGTATCCGCACCGCCGACGGAAGGGCTGCTCCTCGTCTACGGGCCCGGCGCCGCCCTCGTGGAGCACGACCTGCTCTGGTACGCCGATGTGCCCAAGCGATACGCGGAGGCCGCCGTCGGCGCGGGTGAGCCGGGCGTCAACCTCGGTCTGCCGGGTGAGAAGCCCGACTTCAGGCGGCTGTTCTACATCGACTGGCCGATGCTCGACCAGCACCGCGACGCGCTCGCACACCGCCTCGACGCCTGGCTCGACATGCAGAGCCCCGACCACCCGGCGTGGATCGACGGAGCAGGCCTGCGCGCCACATACGCCGCGCTGGCCCGCAAGCCCGTCCGCACCCGCCCGTACTTCAACTCCACGCCCTGGGGAGGCCATTGGGCCCAGCGCGAGCTCGGATTCAACCCCAACTGCCGCAACACAGCGCTCGGCTACGAACTGATCGCGCCCGAGGCCGGCATCCTCATCGGCACCGGACCGGAGGACCAGGCCGAGGTGCCGTTCCAACTCCTGTGTGTGCTGGAACCGTTGAGCGTGCTGGGGGCAGAGGGGCACGCCCAATTCGGCACGTCCTTCCCGATCCGCTTCGACTACCTGGACACCGTCGGCGGCGGCAGCCTCTCCGTGCACTGCCACCCGAAGGAGTCGTACATGCGGGAGCGTTTCGGCTGGGCGTACACCCAGCACGAGACGTACTACCTGACCCTCGGCAGCACCGACACCAAGGTCTTCCTCGGCCTGCGCGAGGACGCCGACGTCGACGTCTTCCGCAAGGAGGTGGAGAGGGCCGTCACCGACGGAGTCCCCATGGACCCCGAGGACCACGTCCTCGCCTTCCCCGCCGAACAGGGCCGGCTGTTCATGATCCCGGCGGGCACCCCGCACGCCAGCGGCGCGGGCAACCTCGTACTGGAGATCAGCGCCACCCCCTACCTGTACAGCCTCAGGTTCTACGACTGGCTGCGACCCGGCGCCGACGGCAACCCGCGCCCCCTGCCCTACGAGCACGGGTTCGCCAACCTGGAGACCGGACGCCGCGGCACGGCCGTCGCCCGCGACCTGGTTCAAGAGCCGCGCACCCTGCGCGAGGGCACCGGCTGGCGGGAGGAGGTCATCGGCGCGCTGGCCGAGATGTTCTACGAGGTCAGGAGGTTCGTGCTCGACGCCGGCGCCGAGGCGACCGACGACACGCAGGGACGGTTCCACATCCTGAACGTGGTCGAAGGGGAAGGCGTCACGGTGCACACGGCGGCCGGAGACCGACACGAACTCGCCTACGCGGAGACACTCACCGTGCCGGCCGCGGTCGGCCGCTACACCCTGCGAGCGACTGGCGTCGGCCCGGTGCGTGTCGTGAAGGCGCTGGTCCGTTGA
- a CDS encoding NUDIX hydrolase, translating into MATPDFIRTIRASAGHQLLWLPGVTAIVLDDDGRVLLGRRSDTRTWSVIGGIPDPGEQPAACAVREVYEETAVRCVVERVVLVQALEPVTYDNGDTCQYMDITFRCRAVGGEARVNDDESLEVGWFPLDALPELNEFGLLRIKQALSDGPTWFDPMT; encoded by the coding sequence ATGGCTACTCCCGACTTCATACGCACCATCCGGGCCTCCGCGGGCCACCAGCTGCTCTGGCTCCCCGGAGTCACCGCCATCGTCCTCGACGACGACGGCAGGGTGCTGCTGGGGCGCCGCTCCGACACCCGCACATGGTCGGTGATCGGCGGCATCCCCGACCCCGGAGAGCAGCCCGCGGCCTGCGCCGTGCGGGAGGTGTACGAGGAGACGGCCGTGCGGTGCGTCGTCGAACGGGTCGTCCTTGTGCAGGCCCTGGAGCCGGTGACGTACGACAACGGTGACACCTGCCAGTACATGGACATCACGTTCCGGTGCCGGGCCGTCGGCGGCGAGGCGCGCGTCAACGACGACGAGTCACTCGAGGTCGGCTGGTTCCCGTTGGACGCCCTGCCGGAGCTGAACGAGTTCGGGCTGCTCCGGATCAAGCAGGCGCTGTCGGATGGACCCACATGGTTCGACCCTATGACCTGA
- a CDS encoding ABC transporter substrate-binding protein, translating to MESSRSPRTGRRHSLLRTAAVTLSLATTAALAGCASADTTTRSSSGQSAFKPAAQKEGSRITVWADSTRLPSVQAYQKSHPDVKMKIVTYDGGADGSTYLQSKVQLFDRTGSGWPDVVFGTPTDVTWASEATKPDARPFAAPLDEKLVPQSTLDEFAKGSLTPCEFDGHTYCMRNDIAQVLLWYNKSLMDKWGYKVPTTWEDYEALGKKVAKDHPGYLVGSVGDTNSHESYFWSGQCPAFSLVKPDTLRTDLRDPKCTRMAKLLDDLIGAKAIATQGFFSQGFAENSGGKVLMAYGPSWYGQYLFKAGFKTPAKQIAAAPPLAWKGESTTATGNVGGGVWMVSSHSANLKASTDLVTWLTTSDENQAGAPTYPAYTQAAKAWLANPANRNYFANDVSEPFEQAANEVWTGWSNTRFSDSTAWSSVVLPALTSGKSLTETLPAWQREIAGEAKSQGYKVVDQ from the coding sequence ATGGAGTCTTCCCGATCTCCGAGAACCGGCCGGCGTCACTCGCTGCTCCGCACCGCGGCAGTCACGCTGTCCCTGGCCACCACGGCCGCCCTTGCAGGCTGCGCCAGCGCCGACACCACCACCCGTTCCTCCTCCGGGCAGTCGGCGTTCAAGCCGGCCGCGCAGAAGGAGGGCTCGCGGATAACGGTGTGGGCCGACTCGACCAGACTGCCGTCGGTGCAGGCGTACCAGAAGTCGCACCCCGACGTGAAGATGAAGATCGTCACGTACGACGGCGGAGCCGACGGATCGACGTATCTCCAGTCGAAGGTGCAGTTGTTCGACAGGACCGGCAGCGGGTGGCCGGACGTGGTGTTCGGCACGCCGACCGACGTGACCTGGGCGTCGGAGGCCACCAAGCCCGACGCGCGGCCGTTCGCCGCGCCCCTGGACGAGAAGCTCGTACCGCAGAGCACCCTGGACGAATTCGCCAAGGGTTCGCTGACGCCCTGTGAATTCGACGGCCACACCTACTGCATGCGCAACGACATCGCGCAGGTCCTCCTCTGGTACAACAAGTCCCTCATGGACAAGTGGGGTTACAAGGTCCCCACCACCTGGGAGGACTACGAGGCCCTCGGCAAGAAGGTCGCCAAGGACCATCCGGGCTATCTGGTCGGCTCGGTCGGTGACACCAACTCCCACGAGTCGTACTTCTGGTCGGGGCAGTGCCCCGCGTTCAGCCTGGTGAAGCCCGACACCCTGCGCACCGACCTGCGGGACCCGAAGTGCACCCGGATGGCGAAGCTGCTGGACGACCTGATCGGCGCCAAGGCCATCGCCACACAGGGCTTCTTCAGCCAGGGATTCGCCGAGAACAGCGGCGGCAAGGTCCTGATGGCCTACGGCCCTTCTTGGTACGGCCAGTACCTCTTCAAGGCCGGCTTCAAGACTCCGGCCAAGCAGATCGCCGCGGCGCCCCCTCTGGCATGGAAGGGAGAGAGCACGACCGCCACGGGCAACGTCGGCGGCGGCGTGTGGATGGTGTCCTCGCACAGCGCCAACCTCAAGGCGTCCACGGACCTGGTCACCTGGCTGACCACCTCCGACGAGAACCAGGCCGGCGCGCCCACCTATCCGGCCTACACCCAGGCCGCGAAGGCCTGGCTGGCCAACCCGGCCAACAGGAACTACTTCGCCAATGATGTGAGCGAGCCGTTCGAGCAGGCCGCGAACGAGGTGTGGACCGGCTGGTCGAACACCAGGTTCTCGGACTCCACCGCCTGGTCCAGTGTCGTCCTCCCGGCTCTGACCTCCGGAAAGAGCCTGACCGAGACGCTGCCGGCCTGGCAGCGGGAGATCGCGGGCGAGGCCAAGAGCCAGGGCTACAAGGTGGTCGATCAGTGA
- a CDS encoding carbohydrate ABC transporter permease, protein MTLLETEPVAVSPVRRGTTPRRTGRGRAGYFFVAGYALLLLAFGVFPTGYAFYLALTNDRGQFTGLNQFVKVVQDYRFAPAFTHMLIYLVMWLVTLVVLVVLTAVVLRSRVRPGTSALFRFLYYIPGALAGVASVLVWLFMLDPDVSPVSWLLTAMGLKTFAAVLAPGNLPLILMLIAFWTGAGGWMVVMYGALNNIPDDVLEAARMDGAGPWRTAWHIQIPMIRQWIVYMTIMAFATGTQLFVEPQLLQTASLGRVSPTWSPNQLAYVYAFQQGDFNGAAAISVVLLAVGLLAAGLLVARSNLFKLDEK, encoded by the coding sequence GTGACCTTGCTGGAGACCGAGCCTGTCGCCGTCTCCCCCGTGCGCCGCGGCACCACGCCGCGGCGCACGGGCCGCGGTCGCGCGGGCTACTTCTTCGTCGCCGGCTACGCGCTGCTGCTGCTCGCGTTCGGCGTCTTCCCCACCGGGTACGCGTTCTACCTCGCGCTCACCAATGACCGGGGCCAGTTCACCGGGCTCAACCAGTTCGTGAAGGTCGTCCAAGACTACCGCTTCGCCCCGGCCTTCACCCACATGCTGATCTATCTGGTCATGTGGCTGGTGACCCTCGTCGTCCTGGTCGTGCTGACCGCCGTGGTGCTGCGCAGCCGCGTGCGTCCGGGCACATCGGCGCTCTTCCGCTTCCTGTACTACATTCCCGGCGCCCTCGCCGGAGTGGCGAGCGTTCTGGTCTGGCTGTTCATGCTGGACCCCGATGTCAGCCCGGTGTCCTGGCTGCTCACCGCCATGGGGTTGAAGACGTTCGCCGCTGTCCTGGCGCCCGGCAACCTGCCGCTGATCCTCATGTTGATCGCCTTCTGGACCGGTGCCGGAGGCTGGATGGTCGTGATGTACGGGGCTTTGAACAACATCCCCGACGACGTGCTGGAAGCGGCCCGCATGGATGGCGCGGGCCCGTGGCGCACCGCCTGGCACATCCAGATCCCGATGATCCGGCAGTGGATCGTCTACATGACGATCATGGCTTTCGCGACGGGCACCCAGCTGTTCGTGGAGCCCCAGCTTCTCCAGACCGCCAGCCTCGGCAGGGTGAGCCCCACCTGGTCGCCGAACCAGCTCGCCTACGTCTACGCCTTCCAGCAGGGCGACTTCAACGGCGCCGCCGCCATCTCCGTCGTCCTCCTCGCCGTGGGCCTCCTCGCCGCCGGGCTGCTGGTCGCTCGCTCGAACCTGTTCAAGTTGGATGAGAAATGA
- a CDS encoding ROK family protein has product MIPVLEIGGTHVTAALVDLRDGRVTNRTREPLDADGDADDILGTVRHCADGLSVPPGARWGVAVPGPFDYARGIALFKGVGKFDALYGMDVRAAFLEGLRQRPADVVFLNDAHAFLTGEWSAGTVRGHHRAVGITLGTGVGSAFLADGRICANGPGVPPEGRMDLTEIDDRPLEDTVSRRAILARYGDPAADVHDIAGRARAGEARARRVLDDVFTGLGVVLGPRLVDFGATALVVGGSIARSWDLVAPALSAGLVTGGWTPNSPHADADSLPPGAPECPVGDAPPGPGGTSAAGAQRTRTMKPAGPAGNAALVGAARAAGA; this is encoded by the coding sequence TTGATTCCGGTCCTGGAGATCGGCGGCACCCATGTCACCGCGGCGCTCGTCGACCTGCGCGACGGGCGTGTCACCAACCGTACGCGCGAGCCGCTCGACGCGGACGGCGATGCCGACGACATCCTCGGCACCGTACGACACTGCGCCGACGGGCTGTCGGTGCCTCCGGGTGCGCGGTGGGGCGTGGCGGTGCCCGGGCCGTTCGACTACGCGAGGGGGATCGCCCTCTTCAAGGGCGTGGGCAAGTTCGACGCCCTGTACGGGATGGACGTGCGAGCAGCCTTCCTCGAAGGACTACGGCAGCGCCCCGCCGACGTCGTGTTCCTCAACGACGCCCACGCCTTCCTGACCGGCGAGTGGTCCGCGGGCACCGTCCGCGGGCACCACCGCGCCGTGGGCATCACGCTCGGCACCGGTGTCGGCTCGGCGTTTCTCGCCGACGGCCGCATCTGCGCCAACGGTCCCGGCGTGCCACCCGAGGGTCGGATGGACCTGACCGAGATCGACGATCGGCCGCTGGAGGACACCGTCTCACGCCGGGCGATCCTCGCCCGTTATGGCGACCCCGCCGCCGATGTACACGACATCGCCGGACGAGCCAGAGCGGGGGAGGCGCGGGCCCGGCGGGTGCTGGACGACGTCTTCACCGGACTGGGCGTCGTGCTGGGCCCGCGCCTGGTGGACTTCGGCGCGACCGCCCTGGTCGTCGGAGGCTCCATAGCCCGCTCCTGGGACCTCGTCGCGCCCGCTCTGTCCGCTGGCCTCGTGACCGGGGGCTGGACGCCGAACTCCCCACACGCCGACGCGGATTCACTGCCTCCCGGAGCCCCCGAGTGCCCCGTAGGAGACGCGCCCCCTGGTCCGGGTGGCACCTCGGCGGCAGGCGCACAGCGCACTCGTACGATGAAGCCTGCCGGCCCCGCGGGGAACGCCGCACTGGTGGGCGCGGCCCGTGCGGCGGGGGCGTGA
- a CDS encoding MFS transporter, with protein sequence MASAATAPPPPASLKRIVAASLIGTTIEWYDFFLYGSAAALVFNKLFFPGSDPLVGTLLSFLTYAVGFAARPLGALVFGHYGDRLGRKKLLVLSLLLMGGATFAIGLLPTHSTVGSAAPVLLTTLRLVQGFALGGEWGGAVLLVSEHGDARRRGFWASWPQTGAPAGQLLATGVLSLLTAVLSDAAFVSWGWRIPFLLSGVLVIVGLWIRLSVDESPVFQQALARAEARSAAPDAVAEKLPLVSVLRHHWRDVLVAMGARMAENISYYVITAFILVYATTSAGVSRQTALNAVLIASAVHFAVIPAWGALSDRIGRRPVYLLGAAGVGLWMFPFFSLIDTGGFGNMILAVTVGLVLHGAMYAPQAAFFSEMFATRMRYSGASIGAQFASVAAGAPAPLIATALLSDYGNSTPISLYVIAAVVLTLIAVGAAKETRSRDLAAVDPVTDAEPAAARAADAPAV encoded by the coding sequence ATGGCCTCCGCAGCAACCGCTCCCCCGCCACCCGCCAGCCTCAAGCGCATCGTCGCCGCGAGCCTCATCGGCACCACCATCGAGTGGTACGACTTCTTCCTGTACGGTTCCGCCGCCGCGCTCGTCTTCAACAAGCTGTTCTTCCCGGGCTCCGACCCCCTGGTCGGCACGCTGCTGTCCTTCCTGACGTACGCCGTGGGGTTCGCCGCCAGGCCGCTGGGCGCTCTCGTCTTCGGGCACTACGGCGACCGGCTCGGCCGAAAGAAACTGCTGGTCCTGAGCCTGCTCCTGATGGGCGGGGCGACCTTTGCGATCGGTCTGCTGCCCACGCACTCGACCGTCGGCAGCGCCGCTCCGGTCCTGCTGACCACGCTGCGGCTGGTGCAGGGCTTCGCGCTCGGCGGCGAATGGGGCGGCGCGGTGCTGCTCGTCTCCGAGCACGGAGACGCGCGGCGCCGCGGGTTCTGGGCCTCGTGGCCGCAGACCGGGGCACCCGCCGGGCAACTCCTCGCCACCGGTGTGCTGTCGCTGCTCACCGCCGTACTGTCGGACGCGGCGTTCGTCTCCTGGGGCTGGCGCATCCCCTTCCTGCTCTCCGGTGTCCTGGTGATCGTCGGTTTGTGGATTCGTCTGTCTGTCGATGAATCACCCGTGTTCCAGCAGGCGCTGGCCCGCGCGGAGGCCCGCAGCGCGGCACCGGACGCCGTCGCGGAGAAGCTCCCGCTGGTGTCCGTGCTGCGGCACCACTGGCGGGACGTGCTGGTCGCGATGGGCGCCCGCATGGCGGAGAACATCAGCTACTACGTGATCACCGCGTTCATCCTCGTGTACGCGACGACATCGGCCGGTGTGTCCCGGCAGACGGCACTCAACGCGGTGCTCATCGCCTCCGCCGTGCACTTCGCGGTCATCCCGGCCTGGGGCGCGCTCTCGGACCGGATCGGCCGCCGGCCCGTCTATCTGCTGGGCGCGGCCGGGGTCGGCCTGTGGATGTTCCCCTTCTTCTCACTCATCGACACGGGCGGCTTCGGCAACATGATCCTGGCCGTGACCGTCGGACTCGTACTGCACGGGGCGATGTACGCACCCCAGGCGGCGTTCTTCTCCGAGATGTTCGCGACGCGGATGCGCTACTCGGGTGCGTCCATCGGCGCCCAGTTCGCCTCCGTCGCGGCCGGTGCGCCCGCTCCGCTCATCGCGACCGCGCTGCTCTCCGACTACGGCAACTCCACCCCGATCTCCCTGTACGTGATCGCGGCCGTCGTCCTGACGCTGATCGCGGTGGGCGCGGCGAAGGAGACCCGCAGTCGCGACCTGGCCGCGGTCGACCCCGTGACGGACGCGGAACCCGCCGCGGCACGGGCAGCCGACGCGCCCGCCGTCTGA
- a CDS encoding 3-hydroxybutyrate dehydrogenase yields MNAPLVLPGPHATSLDLGGRTALVTGAAGGIGRACALRLAAAGAKVRAVDRDPEGLDTLAEAARGLAGTVEPQVLDLTDLDAAELSAAGTDVLVNNAGLQLVRPIEEFPPEAFHTVLTVMLEAPFRLIRGALPHMYGQGWGRIVNVSSVHGLRASAFKSAYVAAKHGLEGLSKTAALEGAPHGVTSNCVNPAYVRTPLVEKQLVDQAAAHGIPEERVLSEVLLRDSAVKRLIEPAEVAEAVAYLCSPQASFITGTSLALDGGWTAH; encoded by the coding sequence ATGAACGCGCCCCTGGTCCTCCCCGGCCCGCACGCCACCTCCCTCGACCTCGGCGGTCGGACCGCCCTGGTCACCGGCGCCGCAGGCGGCATCGGCAGGGCCTGTGCGCTGCGGCTGGCCGCCGCCGGGGCCAAGGTGAGAGCGGTCGACCGCGACCCCGAGGGCCTGGACACCCTCGCCGAAGCCGCACGGGGCCTCGCGGGCACGGTCGAGCCTCAGGTCCTCGACCTCACCGATCTGGACGCCGCGGAACTCTCCGCCGCGGGAACCGACGTCCTTGTCAACAACGCCGGGCTCCAACTGGTCCGTCCCATCGAGGAGTTCCCGCCGGAGGCCTTCCACACCGTGCTGACGGTCATGCTGGAGGCACCCTTCCGGCTCATCCGCGGTGCCCTGCCCCACATGTATGGACAGGGCTGGGGGCGGATCGTCAATGTGTCGTCGGTGCACGGGCTGCGCGCCTCGGCGTTCAAATCGGCGTACGTGGCGGCGAAGCACGGCCTGGAGGGGCTCTCGAAGACCGCCGCGCTCGAAGGCGCGCCGCACGGCGTCACCTCGAACTGTGTGAACCCCGCCTATGTGCGCACCCCGCTGGTCGAGAAACAGCTCGTCGACCAGGCAGCGGCGCACGGGATCCCCGAGGAGCGCGTGCTGTCCGAGGTGCTGCTCCGGGACAGCGCGGTCAAGCGGCTCATCGAGCCGGCGGAGGTCGCCGAGGCGGTGGCCTATCTGTGCAGCCCGCAGGCGTCCTTCATCACCGGTACGTCGCTGGCGCTGGACGGCGGCTGGACCGCACACTGA
- a CDS encoding carbohydrate ABC transporter permease, translated as MTQTAVFLTAVRRRIRPSRTLPFLVVGLLLALLLLFFVLPVIWLLLTPSKTAGEVVRDNPLSFGSFHQIGTAWRHLFAFQDGAMTRWLRNSAVYSGGSLILTLAVSVPAGYALALTNFRGRKTLLVITLVTMIMPQATLVLPIFLELNRFHLIGTIWSVILPFSFYPFGVYLVYIYFGSSLPRDLLSAARIDGCTEWQLFSRIALPLAKPVVGLVAFFSFVGNWNNFFLPYLVLPNSEQFPVQVGLNQLLTSTPSFNPVAGAGLNVTIPELALAILIAILPVLVLFVFSQRTLVSGMLAGASKE; from the coding sequence ATGACACAGACCGCTGTCTTCCTGACGGCCGTGAGGCGGCGTATCCGTCCTTCCAGGACCCTGCCCTTCCTGGTCGTAGGACTCCTCCTGGCCTTGCTGCTGTTGTTCTTCGTGCTGCCGGTGATCTGGCTGCTGCTGACACCGTCGAAGACCGCCGGCGAAGTGGTGCGGGACAACCCCCTCTCCTTCGGTTCGTTCCATCAGATCGGCACGGCCTGGCGGCACCTGTTCGCCTTCCAGGACGGCGCCATGACGAGATGGCTGCGCAACTCGGCCGTCTACTCGGGCGGTTCGCTCATCCTGACGCTGGCCGTCAGCGTTCCGGCCGGCTACGCGCTGGCGCTGACGAATTTCCGGGGACGCAAGACGCTCCTCGTGATCACCCTGGTCACCATGATCATGCCGCAGGCCACCCTGGTGCTGCCGATCTTCCTGGAGCTCAACCGCTTCCATCTGATCGGCACCATCTGGTCGGTGATACTCCCTTTCTCCTTCTATCCGTTCGGCGTGTATCTGGTCTACATCTACTTCGGGAGCAGCCTCCCCAGGGACCTGCTGTCCGCCGCGCGGATCGACGGCTGCACGGAGTGGCAGCTCTTCTCCCGCATCGCGCTCCCGCTCGCCAAGCCGGTGGTCGGACTGGTCGCGTTCTTCAGCTTCGTGGGCAACTGGAACAACTTCTTCCTGCCCTACCTCGTCCTGCCGAACAGCGAGCAGTTCCCCGTCCAGGTGGGCCTGAACCAACTGCTGACCTCGACGCCGTCCTTCAACCCCGTCGCCGGCGCCGGACTGAACGTCACCATCCCCGAACTCGCCCTGGCCATCCTCATCGCCATCCTGCCGGTGCTGGTGCTGTTCGTCTTCTCGCAGCGCACCCTGGTGTCCGGGATGCTCGCCGGAGCGAGCAAGGAATGA
- a CDS encoding helix-turn-helix domain-containing protein: MSRDHVQSPQRSGEAAATGPKAPFLELLARGASADAYEQPVLLARAEGLSPERVAALERTKRLALRVRSEMEGRRRREAELSALFETAHDLAGLRDLDAVLQAIVQRARSLLGTDVAYLTLHDEAEGDTYMRVTEGSVAARFQQLRLGMGEGLGGLVAQTARPYVTPDYFNDERFQHTRVIDGGVRDEGLVAILGVPLMIGPQVIGVLFAADRRARVFEREQIALLGSFAALAAAAIDTANLLTETRSALDRLARANEIIRDRSGVIERASDVHDRLAELVLRGGGVHDVAAAVSQVLDGTVEFAEAVVTPAVALEASRAEGHAVRHGDDWIAAVAAGGELLGALVLRGHPGLDPVDQRTLERAAMVTSLLLLARRSASEAEQRVRGELLDDLLDARDRDPRLLRERAWRLHADLDATHVVLAARLDGAAADADQEASARRRLWSAASHLAATRHGLAAARDGGTVLLLPLDPGDTATTLARRTAGQLGTAVHEPVTVGASAPVESLADHPDVVGAAYAEGQRCLDALRLLGRAGEGAAAEDFGFLGLLLAGDRDISGFVGRTIGPVVAYDERRGTDLLHTLDAYFACGMSPARTKDELHVHVNTVAQRLERVGRLLGDDWQSPARALEIQLALRLHRLSSPARP; this comes from the coding sequence ATGTCTCGCGATCACGTGCAGTCCCCCCAGCGCTCCGGCGAGGCAGCGGCCACCGGCCCCAAGGCGCCGTTCCTGGAGCTCCTGGCCCGGGGCGCGTCCGCCGACGCGTACGAGCAGCCGGTGCTTCTCGCCCGCGCCGAGGGCCTGTCTCCCGAGCGGGTCGCCGCGCTGGAGCGGACCAAGCGCCTCGCGCTGCGCGTGCGCTCGGAGATGGAGGGCAGACGGCGCCGTGAGGCCGAGCTGTCCGCTCTCTTCGAAACAGCCCATGACCTGGCCGGACTGCGTGACCTCGACGCCGTGCTACAGGCGATCGTCCAGCGGGCCCGGTCGCTGCTGGGCACCGACGTCGCGTACCTGACCTTGCACGACGAGGCTGAGGGCGACACCTATATGAGGGTCACCGAGGGCTCGGTCGCCGCGCGCTTCCAGCAACTGCGGCTCGGGATGGGAGAGGGGCTCGGCGGCCTCGTCGCCCAGACCGCCCGCCCCTACGTGACCCCCGACTACTTCAACGACGAGCGCTTCCAGCACACCCGCGTCATCGACGGGGGCGTACGGGACGAAGGGCTGGTGGCGATCCTCGGCGTGCCCCTCATGATCGGGCCGCAGGTCATCGGTGTGCTGTTCGCCGCGGACCGCCGCGCCCGTGTCTTCGAACGCGAACAGATCGCGCTGCTCGGCTCGTTCGCCGCACTGGCCGCCGCCGCCATCGACACCGCCAACCTGCTCACCGAGACCCGCTCGGCACTGGACCGGCTTGCCCGTGCCAACGAGATCATCCGGGATCGCAGCGGAGTGATCGAGCGCGCGTCGGACGTCCATGACCGGCTCGCCGAGCTCGTCCTGCGCGGTGGCGGCGTCCACGACGTGGCCGCGGCGGTCTCCCAAGTGCTCGACGGTACGGTCGAGTTCGCCGAGGCCGTGGTCACACCGGCCGTGGCCCTGGAGGCATCCCGCGCCGAGGGCCACGCCGTGCGGCACGGGGACGACTGGATCGCCGCCGTGGCGGCCGGCGGGGAGCTCCTCGGTGCGCTGGTGCTGCGCGGCCATCCGGGCCTCGACCCCGTCGACCAGCGCACCCTGGAGCGCGCCGCGATGGTCACCTCACTGTTGCTGCTCGCCAGACGCTCGGCATCCGAGGCCGAACAGCGCGTCCGTGGCGAGCTGCTGGACGACCTGCTCGACGCCCGTGACCGCGACCCGCGACTGCTGCGCGAGCGGGCCTGGCGGTTGCACGCCGATCTGGACGCCACCCATGTGGTCCTGGCCGCCCGTCTCGACGGCGCGGCGGCCGACGCCGACCAGGAGGCGTCCGCGCGCCGACGCCTGTGGTCGGCCGCGTCCCATCTGGCGGCCACCCGGCACGGACTGGCCGCCGCCCGCGACGGCGGCACCGTTCTGCTGCTGCCCCTCGATCCCGGGGACACCGCGACGACGCTGGCCCGTCGCACGGCGGGACAGCTCGGGACCGCCGTTCACGAGCCGGTCACCGTCGGTGCCTCCGCGCCCGTGGAGAGCCTCGCCGACCACCCGGACGTGGTGGGGGCCGCCTATGCGGAGGGGCAGCGATGCCTCGACGCGCTGCGCCTGCTCGGCCGGGCAGGGGAGGGAGCCGCCGCCGAGGACTTCGGGTTCCTCGGCCTGCTGCTCGCCGGCGACCGGGACATCTCCGGCTTCGTCGGGCGCACGATCGGGCCGGTGGTCGCGTATGACGAACGGCGGGGCACCGACCTCCTGCACACCCTGGACGCGTACTTCGCCTGCGGGATGAGCCCGGCACGCACCAAGGACGAACTGCACGTCCATGTGAACACGGTGGCGCAACGGCTGGAGCGGGTGGGCCGGCTCCTCGGCGACGACTGGCAGAGCCCGGCCCGCGCGCTGGAGATACAACTGGCCCTGCGTCTGCACCGGTTGTCGTCACCCGCACGGCCCTGA